The following proteins come from a genomic window of Panicum hallii strain FIL2 chromosome 8, PHallii_v3.1, whole genome shotgun sequence:
- the LOC112903688 gene encoding uncharacterized protein LOC112903688, which yields MGFEQSPHEAAVYRRGNGGNVLVVGVYVDDSVITGTKVVEVATFKEEMKATFQMSDLGPLSFYLGIEVQQDDSGITLRQTAYAKCVVELAGLTDCNPALTPMEERLKLSRDSRAEEVDATQYRRLVGSLRYLAHTRPDLAFSVGYVSRFMQRPTTEHQQAVKRIICYVAGTLDHGLYYSRCRGVAHFIGYSDSDHAGDIDTSKSTSGILFFLGKCLVSWQSVKQQVVALSSCEAEYIAASTASTQAIWLTRLLGDLLGRDARAVDLQVDSKSALALAKNPVFHERSKHIRVRYHFI from the coding sequence ATGGGCTTCGAGCAAAGCCCGCACGAGGCGGCCGTCTACCGGCGGGGCAATGGAGGAAATGTCCTGGTGGTGGGCGTCTACGTCGACGACTCGGTGATCACTGGCACCAAGGTTGTGGAGGTGGCGACGTTCAAGGAAGAGATGAAGGCCACCTTCCAAATGAGTGACCTGGGGCCTCTCTCCTTCTACCTGGGGATCGAGGTGCAACAGGACGACTCCGGGATCACACTTCGGCAGACCGCCTACGCCAAGTGCGTCGTTGAGCTAGCTGGGCTCACCGACTGCAACCCAGCTCTCACTCCGATGGAGGAGAGGCTGAAGCTGAGCCGTGATAGCAGGGCAGAGGAGGTGGACGCTACCCAGTACCGACGTCTTGTGGGGAGCCTTCGCTACCTTGCCCACACACGGCCGGACTTGGCGTTCTCCGTCGGCTACGTTAGTCGGTTCATGCAGCGACCGACGACGGAGCACCAGCAGGCTGTGAAGAGAATCATCTGCTATGTTGCGGGGACTCTCGACCACGGCCTCTACTACTCGAGGTGCCGCGGAGTGGCACACTTCATCGGGTATAGTGACAGCGACCATGCCGGCGACATTGACACCAGCAAGAGCACCAGTGGGATCCTCTTCTTCCTTGGCAAGTGCCTCGTCAGCTGGCAGTCGGTCAAGCAGCAGGTGGTAGCTCTGTCCAGCTGTGAGGCCGAGTACATTGCGGCCTCCACCGCTTCGACTCAGGCGATCTGGCTCACTCGACTGCTCGGTGATCTCCTCGGCAGAGACGCTAGAGCGGTGGATCTCCAAGTGGACAGCAAGTCTGCTCTGGCCCTGGCAAAGAATCCCGTTTTCCATGAACGGAGCAAGCACATCCGGGTGAGGTACCACTTCATCTGA